Genomic DNA from Gemmatimonadales bacterium:
GCGGAATTCTTCGGCATCACCCCGCGCGAGGCGACCCTGATGGACCCGCAGCAGCGCCTCTTCCTGGAAGTGGCATGGGAGGCGCTCGAGCGGGCCGGGATTCCGGCCGATCGTCTGGCGGGAACGGCCACCGGCGTCTTCGTCGGCATCCACAGTCACAGCAGCGACTACCACCTGCTGCAACTGGCTCGGCCGGGCGAGACGGATCCCTATGCCAGCACCGGCTCGGCACACAGCATCGTTGCCAATCGACTGTCGTATCTGCTGGACCTGCGCGGCCCGTCCATGGCAATCGACACGGCCTGCTCGTCGTCGCTGGTGGCAGTTCATCAGGCCTGCCAGAGCTTGCGCACCGGGGAGAGCGATCTGGCCGTTGCCGGCGGGGTGAACCTGATTCTACTCGAGGCGGTGACCACCGCATTCGACAAGTTGGGCATCCTGTCGCCGCGTGCCCGGTGCCGGGTGTTCGACGCCGCGGCCGATGGCATTGCCCGCGGGGAGGGGGCTGGCGCCGTCGTGCTCAAACGGCTGGCCGACGCCGAGCGCGATGGTGATACGGTGCTTGCGCTGATCCGCGGCAGCGGTGTCAACCAGGACGGTGCCAGCAACGGCCTGACGGCGCCGAACGGTGCCGCGCAGCTCGACCTGCTGCGGAAGGTCTGGAAGGACAGCGGCATTGCCGGTGGCGACCTGGCCTTCGTCGAAACACACGGAACCGGCACCTCGCTCGGCGATCCGATCGAGGTCAACGCGCTCGCAGCGGCGATCGGGGGATCGGCCGCATCCAAACCGATCTGGCTCGGTGCCGTCAAATCGAACATCGGGCACCTGGAAGCGGCGGCGGGCATCGCGGCGCTCATCAAGGCGGTACTCTGCCTTCAGCATCGGGCCGTGCCCGGCAACCGGCATTTCGTTTCACTGAATCCTCAGATCGAGTTTGGAGCGGCACCGCTCGCCGTTCCAGTCCGGATGGAGCCGCTTGCCGCCGAGCGGCCCCTCGGGGCCGTCAGTTCATTCGGGTTCGGCGGCACCAATGCGCATGTCTGCCTGGAGGCCGCTCCAGTGCGGCCGGGGCCCTCCGCGATCGGCGGCCGGGTCCGGGCGCTGCCGCTTTCGGCGCGCAGTCCGGGTGCGTTGCGCGCCCTGGCCGAACACTGGGATTCGCGGCTGGCCGAGACGACCACCGCCGCCGAGCTGGACGATCTCCTCCACACAGCCGGTTCGCGCCGGGCGCACCATGCGTACCGAGCGGTTGCCTTCGGGCCCGATGGCGCCGCACTCCGGGCCGACCTCGAGGCGGTGCGAACGTCCGCGCCCGTGCGGGGTGCAGCGCAGCGGCCCGCCGTGGCGTTCGTCTTTACCGGGCAGGGGGCGCAGTGGGCCGGGATGGGGCGGGAATTGCTCGAGACCGAACCAGCGTTCCGCGAAGCGGTCGAGGCCTTTGCGCGCGTCTATGCTGCGGAAAGCGGTTGCGATCTGCTCGCGGTGCTGCGGGATGACAATGCCGACCTGGCGGACACGCTGCTGGCGCAGCCCACCCTCGTGCTGCTGCAGATCGGGCTGGTGGCGCTGCTGCGGTCGTGGGGCGTGACGCCCGACGCGGTGCTTGGTCACAGCGTGGGCGAGATCGCCGCGGCGCATGTGGCGGGTATCCTCGATGCCGCCTCCGCGGCGCGGGTGGTCTGGCATCGGGCGCGACTGATGCAGGAGCTGCCCAGGTCGGGCCGCATGATTCAGGTGGAGGCCGCCGAGGACGAGGTGCGGCGCCGGCTCGAGTCGCTGGTGCTGGAGGTCGACGTAGCTGCGCTGAATGCGCCGGGGAGCACGGTGTTGTCGGGCGCCGCGCCGGCCGTCGAGGCGGCCGGGGCTGCGCTCCGGGAGCTGGGCCTTCGCGTCCAGGAGATCCCGGTCGAGTACGGCTTCCACAGTCGGCTGGTCGAGTCGGTCCGCGCACCGCTCGTCCTGGCGCTTGCCGGCTTGCCTACCCGGGAGCCGACGGTCCCGATCGTCTCGAGTGTGTCGGGGCGCTGGGCGGAGCCCGGCAGCTACGGACCGACCTACTGGGCCGCCAACGTACGCGAAACGGTGCGATTTGCTCCGGCCGTTGCGCTGCTCGGTGAGGCGGGACACACCGTTTTCATCGAGATCGGGCCGCATCCGGCCCTGAGTGGCTCGGTGCTCTCTACCGTCGCGGGCGCAAGGGTCACGGCAACCCTCCGCCGGAACCGGTCCGCTGCGGAGACGCTCCACGCCTCGATCCGGCAATGGTACCAGGCCGGGCTCGCCATCGACTGGCAGGCCTTTGCGCCTGGGGGCAGAACGGATCCGACCGCGCCGACCTATCCGTGGCAACGCGAACGCTACTGGATTACCGAATCGAGTCCGGCCGCCCTG
This window encodes:
- a CDS encoding acyltransferase domain-containing protein, which gives rise to MTDLRARVASLTDEQKSMLAKRLADRAAAPREPIAIVGMSCRMPGADGTDAFWRSMAEGRDEVGPPPASRAGLVRTEAGYLAEIDGFDAEFFGITPREATLMDPQQRLFLEVAWEALERAGIPADRLAGTATGVFVGIHSHSSDYHLLQLARPGETDPYASTGSAHSIVANRLSYLLDLRGPSMAIDTACSSSLVAVHQACQSLRTGESDLAVAGGVNLILLEAVTTAFDKLGILSPRARCRVFDAAADGIARGEGAGAVVLKRLADAERDGDTVLALIRGSGVNQDGASNGLTAPNGAAQLDLLRKVWKDSGIAGGDLAFVETHGTGTSLGDPIEVNALAAAIGGSAASKPIWLGAVKSNIGHLEAAAGIAALIKAVLCLQHRAVPGNRHFVSLNPQIEFGAAPLAVPVRMEPLAAERPLGAVSSFGFGGTNAHVCLEAAPVRPGPSAIGGRVRALPLSARSPGALRALAEHWDSRLAETTTAAELDDLLHTAGSRRAHHAYRAVAFGPDGAALRADLEAVRTSAPVRGAAQRPAVAFVFTGQGAQWAGMGRELLETEPAFREAVEAFARVYAAESGCDLLAVLRDDNADLADTLLAQPTLVLLQIGLVALLRSWGVTPDAVLGHSVGEIAAAHVAGILDAASAARVVWHRARLMQELPRSGRMIQVEAAEDEVRRRLESLVLEVDVAALNAPGSTVLSGAAPAVEAAGAALRELGLRVQEIPVEYGFHSRLVESVRAPLVLALAGLPTREPTVPIVSSVSGRWAEPGSYGPTYWAANVRETVRFAPAVALLGEAGHTVFIEIGPHPALSGSVLSTVAGARVTATLRRNRSAAETLHASIRQWYQAGLAIDWQAFAPGGRTDPTAPTYPWQRERYWITESSPAALVGAVLGRSIPEGDAAADLNYAVAWQQHDLAAPGTRSPMAGQPDEVRRLFGPQTRPAGNDAADRERLEARAAWFVWNAVRELGQGQIGADVSFEAVQRLGVAARFAPLWSRCCDHLAGQGWAARDGATWRIVQIPNHEASPQFGRAEGDLLERCGSRLAAVLRGQVDPLTLLFPQDGSIGASAIYAETPVARRCNEVAARTVAEAVRRRGTDQALQVVEIGAGTGATTAAVIAQLPPGSRYVATDLSTVFLRNLDQRFGGGPCRFETRLFDVERDPAAQQMPVGRADIVIATNVLHATKNLADTVAHTRRLLAPGGWLVLIETTAPRGWQDLTFGLTAGWDRQEDGDLRAGSGLIDGAAWVRLLEQSGFQPGVAELDADPDGVQPYTVLLACADEREASPLAGTGWLLLGASLPGRLGA